taaataaaaatttagttctgagagagaaaagttgagatccccccactaatatagttttattatctatttctttctataactCATTCAATTTTCATTGTCCAAGATGCCTTTCAGCAACATAtgatttccttatctcttttagttagaaCTATTTTTGGTTTAGCTTTGTCTGCAATTATGATTACTACACTGTTttctttgcttcagctgaagaataatagattttaaGCCCCTTATCTTTACCCtatatttctctcctttaaatgtttcttgcagacatatattgtaggattctaattttttaatctgttttgctattcatttccatttcatgggtgaattcattccattcacattcacagttataacTATATATTTGCCTTCATGCTATTTTCTACTTGTTTATCCCCATTCTTCTCTTACACATCtaccttttctttccccaaaagtattttatttctgatcACAACCCTCCCTAATATAGCTCCCCCATGATCAGTCTCCCTTCATTCTCCTATTATCCCCAtcgtttttttcttccttataaattaagatagatctttttttttatccaattGGGTATTATTCTTTCACCAGGACATTTTGAAGAAAGTAAGTTTTAAACTATCCCCACTCCCAACTTCCTCTCCATTAAAATAGCTGTttcatgcctcttttatgtgGAATAATCTACCCCATTCAATCTCTCCCAgtgcaatttctttcttttttcagtacaattttctttctcaccctttcattttattttcgtGAGTTATAATTTCATCAAGTTATTATTATCCATATCCTGTCTAGAAATACTCCTATTTGctcttataattataaatttgttAATATATTATCTTGCCATATAGAAACaaatttaactttattaaattttttgttttctttcatattttacctttttatatttctcttgagacttatatttggaggtcaaattgtACATTCAACTCTGCTCTTTTAAtgagaaatgcttgaaagtcctctattttgttaaatattcttttcccctcctgagaaatattcatatttgctgagtaggtgattcttgattgtaatcctaactcctttgtcTTCCAGCATATCATATTTAATGAGGAtgctctttatttctctttaatgAGGATTCCGTCAAATACTGTATAATCCTGACTGTAACtccaaaatatttgaattatttctttttggctgcttacAATACTTTCATCTTGATCTACAAGCTTTagaatttagctatgatgttcctgggaattttcattttgggatctcttgcAGGTGGGGATTGGCAGATTCTTACATTTCTGTTTTGCCCTCTAGTTCTAAAAaccagggcaattttctttgataatttcatgaaaaatgttgttcaggcttttttttttttttttttttttttttaaccatagctTCGAAATAGtccaataattatttttgttgttgttgaggcaattgagtttaaatgatttgccaagggtcaatacagctaggaagtgttaagtatctgaggccatatttgaactcaattcctccgGACttccagacctggtgctctatccactgtgccatctttaACTGctccaataatttttttattatctctcctggatttgtCGTCTACTTAGTTGTTTTCCACtaagaaatttcacattttttttaactttttttttttttttgtatcatatcATTGATGTCTTATTCTACTTGTTCAGTTCTAATGTTTAAGGAATTAGTTTATTTCTtgagcttttgtattttttttccctatttggcCAAGTCTATTTTTTAGGGAgtaattttttctcaataaaattttTTGTGTATCTTCCTTCATGCTAtggatttttttcatgattcttttgcattattctcatttcttttcccaatttttcttctatttctgatttttgttttaatcCTTTTCAagttcttctaggaattctttttgggtCAGAGactaaattacatttttctttgagacttcacATGTAGTCATAGTGACACTATTGTCTTCTAAGTTTATGCCTTGATCCTCCTTATCActataatgatattttttttaatgttctcattccccccccccccttgtaTTCAAATAATCAACATGTCACTTGTTGCCTGCATGACATTTGCCTCTCTAGGTTTCAGTTGATCCATGATCTCTACTTATTCAATTTAGGATTATGCAACTGTCTGTCCTTGGTATAAACCCTGAGTTTCTATCTTCTAAAAGCTTTGAGCCTTCAAAGAAATACACACATcttaaaatagtataaaataaaatgacatataattacaaaatattataaaatagattCACTAAAgagctctcatttttttctttgcattcaaATATCAACTTGTTATTTGTTATCTGCATGACCTTTATCTCTCTAGGCCTCAATTGATTCATGATCTCTAAGGtcatttccaattctaaatccatcAGCTAAGATCTTAGTTCAGTGTTTCACAGTTAAATTTAGGACTATGCAATTGTCTGCCCcaggtaatttttttcattgtagaaCCATCATCCCTAACCCCTCCCCTAAAAATTATGTCCCTTGAGTTTCTATTTTCTAAAAGCTTTAAgccttaaaagaaaaagacataccttgatatattataatatagatttGCTAAAAAGCAGAATTATATATTGCCATCATAAAAAGAACTGTTTTACTTTTGTACAATAggtccttcctccctccttttttgatgtctttggaAGAGATCTAATAATATGTGTGTTTCTAACtctttgagcatacttccaaattgttcttcagaacgGCCCATCTGAGTAGTAAAAGAGAATCATCTCTATTGCTTTTGCtgagataataaaaaggaaagtggCATTAGAGGcttgagaagagaaggaaaaaatttgagacagtgtgagaatcaaattgagaataaattatttcagTGAGGACccagttaaaataaaataaaaaataaaattaaaaaaaaagggcttGTAATTAGCTCAATTAGCATGGAAATGCCATTTCTTCCAATATAAGATCAGAGAAAGGTGGATGATAGAAATAAATCACAGTTGGAGTTTGGGAAAGCATGATCAGCAATAGAACAAAAAAGTGATGGATTCAAAAGTAGACAACAGAGACTAGAGGCTATTTAAAGTCAAATAATAGATTTAGGAGGGGTGATACATAGGGAAAAGGAATTATAACAGGTTCgataaagaaattttagaattctTGATCATAAAAGTGGAGGACTTGTAGGTAATGGGTCTTAACAGCCATGTGTGAAGCTATGATAGAAAGGAATAAGTCATTGGAACTGAGATAATTTATTTCCACTAATAATTCTCTATCCCATGCAAGCAGCAAATTTATCAAAAAGAAACACATCTTAAATATCTTTATTTGACTTGTTTTTGCAATGGTTTTCATcatttgacaatttaaaaaatcataatacagTCACCACCCAGTATCATCTCCATCTGAGTGAGAAGGGAATGTGCAACAATTCCAGTGCAACTGAGTTGCTCACATGGGATAGCTGCATTTCAATATGGCAAAAGGAGGTTTCTCTGGAAATATTATAGTTCAACTCCCTTCtgtctaattttaaattttcaccTCAATCCTTTTCAAATACATTTGGGACTCCTTAAGCTATAAATTCAGGCTTCTCACCTACTTTTGTCATTTATACATTTGCTACAGATAAGCAAGGATTTAGGAAAGTGagtgtttatattttttacaaatgtCCCTATTTAGGGCAGAGAAAGATATGGAAAAATCACAgttctctgattcttttttagGAAGGCCAAAGGTAAAAGCATTATTAGGACCTAATAAAGCAATACTTACTCCAATAATAATGGAATTCTGTCCATTTGACACTTAAGTCATTGAGCTAGCTACAAGAACTTAGTTCTCAATTTCACTAAATCCCTATACAATAGAAAAAGCAAGACACAGAGATGggaaaatgctagctattaataaCTGAGTTTACAAGAAAAGAATTCAAGCTCCCAATCTTGCTTCTTTTTGATAGGACCACTGGGCTACAGTGGCAATGGATCTCAAAAGGTTAAAGGCTAACCTCATTGACTAAAAAGACCCTACAATATCCTGGCCTAGAATCCAATGTTCTCTAACACACACACTCTCATTGTTTTGTTAGACTGTATGATAGAGAACAAAACCTTTAGTTCTAGATTTCCTATAGCTTCATGAAAGATCTTTGCTGATAAATAAGATTTATCTAGTGTTTATTTGTGATTTACTTTGTGTCACATTCTATAAGAGCTAATTTTCAAGGAACAAGACTGCTTAAGATTATACCAGTTTTTTTCGTCAGTAACTTCTCCAACAAAAAGCCAGGATACCACACTGTCCTTTAGCAGAATCATTTTATCAGCAAGGCAACTGGGACAAATAACAGTTTGCCTACACCTAAAATGCAAACTTAATCAGAAGGTCAAGCTTCAAGATTtaaggtttattttttctttaaacttatttttaggATTAATCTGAACTATTTCTGTCTTACCTTaaataaagaattgttttctttccatCCTTGGTGCTGTTTGGCATCGGAAGATCCATGACCTGGCTGGTTTGAGTCTTTGCATCTTCTAAGTAGAGTGGCCTTAGCTTTCTTTTTCAGAGTTGATGATAAGCCAAAAAAATTCAACAGTAAACTAATTTTTACTAGATCCTAATTGTGATAGTTCAATAAAAGCAAAAGTTTACAACAAACTTCCTTTCATGAGGAAAGAAATATGGGAATTAGAAATAAGTGAATGAAGTCCAtatcccttctcctccttccctcattcccaGTTTTTCTAGGTCCATTCATGAGTAAAATTTTCCTCCACTTCAGGGAACTGAAAGAGCTTTTCTCTTATGTGCATTTTCTGATGCTGACTGAGATAAGCACTACGACTGAAAGATTTCTCACAGTCagtacatttataaggtttttctcctACATGGGTCCTTTGGTGCCTGATAAGGTTGAAACTTTGACTGAAACCTTCCCCGCAGTCAGGACATTTATATGGTTTCTCTCCTGTATGAATTCTTTGGTGGATCACCAGTGTGGAGCTTTGACTGAAAGTTTTCCAACACTTAGGACATCTATAGGGTTTTTCTCCTGTGTGTGTTCTCTGATGCCTAATAAGGTGTGAACTAAGGTTGAAAGTTTTCCCACACTCACACTTATACGATTTCTCTCCTGGCTGAGTTTTCTGGCATTCTACTGAGTTACAATTGTGATTCATATTTATACCAAATTCTATATTCTCATAGGATTTCCCTTCTATGTGTGTTTTTTGATGTGTAGTAAGGTTTGAAATGCAGCTAAAATTTTCCCCACATTCTGGACATTTATAGGGTTTTCCtcctgtgtgaattctctgatgttttaTGAGGGTAGAGTTACAACCAAAGTTTTTTCCACACTCAAGACATTTATAGGGTTTCTCACCAGTATGTGTGCGCTGATGGCGAATAAGGCTGGAACTCTGACTAAATCTTTTCCCACAGTCAAGACATTTATAGGGCTTTTCTCCTGTGTGGATCCTTTGATGCTCAATTAGGACATAGCTGTGACTGAAGCCTTTCCCACACACAGggcattcataaggtttttctccagtatgagaTCTGTGATGCTGAATAAGATGTGAGCTACTACTGAAACTCTTCCCACATTCTGGACATTTATAGGGCTTCTCTCCTGTGTGTGTTCTCTCATGAATAATAAGGTGCGAGGTACTGCTAAAGCTTTTCCCACATTTGTTACATTGATAGGGCTTTTCTCCTGTATGAGTTCTCTGATGCTGAATCAAATGGGAGCTGTTACTAAAGCATTTCTCACACTCCAAACATTTATAAGGCTTTTTTCCTGTGTGAGTCCTTTGATGAGTTCGAAGGTGAGAGATGTTATTGAAGCTCTTCTGACATTCCAGACACTTGtgggatttttctcttttgggtAGTGACTGATGGATTGTGATGGCAATGTTTTTTCTGGAGCCCCATTCCCAGGAAATagatttactttgtttttttcctataggCTTACCCCATTGAGCTTCTGTTTTGCAATTATTCTCATGAGtatttttccactcacaactccAGAACCTGACCCCTTTGTTCCTTCCTAATGGAATTTCTTTAGTATTCTCATGCTCAATGTTTGGAGGAACATCTTTCTCAGACCACTCTGATGGTATCTCCTTAGGTTCCTCATCCTCAGGATACTTCTGGGCAAGAGTTTCCAGATTGTTCTTACTCTctgaaagaataaatagaaaatataaagagagtctctgtcatgaaaataaaaacacaataaacaTCAATTAAATTCTTGCTGGATGTACAACATTATGTGAAGTGTCTTTGCAGGACTGGCATTAAGGCATTAGTagttagagggattggaaaaggcTTTATATAGAAAAAGGTGTTTGAGCTGATTCCTGAATTTGAGCAATTACTCAATCTAGTAAACTGTAACTGTGAAGGAACCATAGCATAGTGGATATGGcaactttggagtcaggaaaacctggattcagtTCCTGTTTCTGAAATATATTAGCTTTATGGTATAagcaataggaaacaacttgactTTTTAGTATTACAGGGAACTTGGATTAAAAATTACAAGGGTTGTTGAGCTGTATGAGTCTGACAGTTTCCACATTGATGAAATCTtaaatttgggggaggggaagtgcAACAACAACTGCTGGTCCTGTCAGTCTAAAACCAAACTGATATACTGTCCCAAAGCACAGAAGAGAGGCATCTATTAGCACCATTATGGCTAACTGTGAACCCACAGCCATACCTActatgaaaataataatcatgCAAGCTAGTTAATAGTTTTAGCAAGATTCAAAATGAGAAATATCACAACAGTTGTTTTGGGGACTGAGATTATTTTCTATGTCCCTCACCTGTATAAGAGCTTCTCAAGATCTTTTTCTCCTTGGAGCCCTCAAGATTTGGTACCAACAACTCTTCCCTTTGCTCCATCAGGGAGATCACAACCAACTGAGAGATCTAAAACCCTGTGAAAGGAAGACAGGGAACATCTGCAGAAAACAATGCAAGTTTATCCCCTGCACCTTGCCTTCCTCAAAACTATTGTTTAATATTATCAAGAGCTTAAACTATATTGTGTCCTGAAATTATCAAGAAATACTTtctccccccaaccaaaaattaaactcgaaatacaaaaattaaaaggagaaatcaataaaattgaaagtaaaaaaactattgaattaataaataaaaccaagagctggttttatgaaaaagccaataaaatagataaacctttggtaaatttgatcaaaaaaaagaaagaggaaaatcaaattgatagtcttacaaatgaaaagggggatctttccaccaatgaagaggaaattagagaaataataaggagttactttgcccaactttatgccaataaatttgataacttaagtgaaatggatgacttcctccaaaaatataggctccctagattaacagaggaggagataaattgcttaaatagtcccatttcagaaaaagaaatagaacaagctattaatcaactccccaggaaaaaatccccagggccagatggattcacatgtgaattctaccaaacatttaaagaacaattagccccaatgttatataaattatttgaaaaaataggggatgaaggagtcctaccaaactccttttatgacacagacatggtactgatacctaaatctggtagatcgaaaactgagaaagaaaattatagaccaatctccttaatgaatattgatgctaaaatcttaaataagatattagcaaaaagacttcaggaaatcatctccaagataatacactatgatcaagtaggatttattccaggaatgcagggctggtttaatattaggaaaactattaatataattgaccatattaataatcaaattaataagaaccatatgatcatctcaatagatgcagaaaaagcatttgacaaaatccaacatccattcctactaaaaactcttgagagtataggaataaatggattattccttagaataatcaggagtatatatttaagaccgtcagtaagcataatatgcaatagaaataaactgcaacctttccca
This sequence is a window from Sminthopsis crassicaudata isolate SCR6 chromosome 1, ASM4859323v1, whole genome shotgun sequence. Protein-coding genes within it:
- the ZNF572 gene encoding zinc finger protein 572, with product MEQREELLVPNLEGSKEKKILRSSYTESKNNLETLAQKYPEDEEPKEIPSEWSEKDVPPNIEHENTKEIPLGRNKGVRFWSCEWKNTHENNCKTEAQWGKPIGKKQSKSISWEWGSRKNIAITIHQSLPKREKSHKCLECQKSFNNISHLRTHQRTHTGKKPYKCLECEKCFSNSSHLIQHQRTHTGEKPYQCNKCGKSFSSTSHLIIHERTHTGEKPYKCPECGKSFSSSSHLIQHHRSHTGEKPYECPVCGKGFSHSYVLIEHQRIHTGEKPYKCLDCGKRFSQSSSLIRHQRTHTGEKPYKCLECGKNFGCNSTLIKHQRIHTGGKPYKCPECGENFSCISNLTTHQKTHIEGKSYENIEFGINMNHNCNSVECQKTQPGEKSYKCECGKTFNLSSHLIRHQRTHTGEKPYRCPKCWKTFSQSSTLVIHQRIHTGEKPYKCPDCGEGFSQSFNLIRHQRTHVGEKPYKCTDCEKSFSRSAYLSQHQKMHIREKLFQFPEVEENFTHEWT